Proteins encoded in a region of the Anopheles ziemanni chromosome 2, idAnoZiCoDA_A2_x.2, whole genome shotgun sequence genome:
- the LOC131281105 gene encoding G-protein coupled receptor 52 — translation MLISPVSVSGVTMHGLSHLQTGSTLEALTQATIIFILAVAIVISNLIVVATYLNFKGPHEVINYYLLSLAVADLLCGLFIVSLSVYPAFYGDWVYSNVLCRMVGYLEVTLWSISVYTFMWISVDRYLAVRKPLRYETIQTKTRCQCWMAFTWISAAMLCSPPLLGYNRADYNKVTHICMLEWGTIEAYSATLAILVLGPSVISIVYNYGYIFTMMRKVRSGAPIHDKEYATALAENLANPSHCMSFALVFSFWISWTPFIGLRIYELVSGDTIDNPLLHFAAVWIGILNSFWKIIIMTTMSQQFRLLVRLLFLTICCKTKGRQQAELIGLETDD, via the exons ATGCTTATCTCGCCCGTCTCTGTTTCAGGAGTTACGATGCATGGGCTGAGTCACCTGCAAACCGGCTCAACCCTGGAGGCGCTAACGCAGGCCACGATCATCTTCATCCTAGCGGTCGCCATTGTCATCTCGAACCTCATCGTAGTAGCCACATATCTTAACTTTAAGG GTCCCCATGAGGTCATAAACTACTACCTGCTGTCGCTGGCGGTCGCCGACTTGCTATGTGGCCTGTTCATCGTCTCGCTGTCGGTTTATCCGGCATTCTATGGCGACTGGGTGTACAGCAATGTGCTTTGCCGAATGGTGGGCTACCTAGAGGTGACCCTGTGGTCCATCTCGGTCTACACCTTCATGTGGATCTCGGTCGATCGATACCTGGCCGTGCGGAAACCGCTACGCTACGAAACGATCCAAACCAAAACCAG ATGCCAATGCTGGATGGCGTTCACGTGGATCTCGGCAGCCATGCTGTGCAGCCCCCCGCTCCTTGGGTACAACAGGGCTGACTACAACAAAGTGACCCACATCTGTATGCTCGAGTGGGGCACCATAGAGGCTTATAGCGCAACGCTGGCAATCCTGGTCCTGGGGCCGAGTGTCATCTCGATCGTGTACAACTACGGCTACATCTTCACGATGATGCGCAAAGTGCGATCGGGGGCACCGATCCACGATAAGGAGTACGCCACGGCGCTGGCAGAGAACCTAGCGAACCCCAGTCACTGCATGTCGTTCGCATTGGTGTTTTCCTTCTGGATTTCGTGGACCCCGTTCATCGGGCTACGCATCTACGAGCTCGTCAGCGGCGACACGATCGACAATCCGCTGCTGCACTTTGCCGCCGTCTGGATCGGCATCCTCAACTCGTTCTGGAAGATCATCATCATGACGACCATGTCGCAGCAGTTCCGGCTGCTCGTGCGGCTCCTGTTCCTCACCATCTGCTGCAAGACGAAGGGCCGTCAGCAGGCTGAGTTGATTGGGCTCGAAACGGATGACTAA